The following coding sequences lie in one Mucilaginibacter sp. KACC 22773 genomic window:
- a CDS encoding M16 family metallopeptidase — protein sequence MTNLDRTLAPDFKAIDNINLIRPAHKKLGNGCNIFCFNSGDQELVRIEWIFGNLRFNPALPLLNMAVNTMLTEGTSTLTAAQIADKVDFYGAFLQVEYGYENSQVVLYSLNKHLHHTLPVIVDILTNSTFPEKELETFKRNQQQKLQVSLQKNDVVGRRNFNKAVYGDTIYGVGASFDNYKALQRDELVAHYKEQYQPSNCTIIISGKIEPETLTLITDTFDKGWVNGDKPADTTQPEIVPASELFYFTEKPEALQSAIRIGTPMINRSHPDFQQLQVLNTVLGGYFGSRLMANIREDKGYTYGIGSGLGSFKQAGSFFVATEVGADVCKPALAEIEKEINILKTELIPDEELSLVRNYMLGSLLGSLENVFSHADKFKSIYFAGLDYDYYDRYAATVKSVDSARLLELANKYFHFERFYKVIVGKY from the coding sequence ATGACCAACTTAGATAGAACATTAGCCCCTGATTTTAAGGCTATCGATAATATAAACCTGATACGCCCCGCGCATAAAAAGCTCGGTAACGGCTGTAATATATTTTGCTTTAACTCCGGCGACCAGGAATTGGTTCGCATAGAATGGATTTTTGGCAACCTGCGTTTTAACCCGGCGCTGCCGCTGTTGAACATGGCCGTAAATACCATGCTCACCGAAGGTACCAGTACATTAACCGCGGCCCAGATTGCCGATAAGGTTGATTTTTACGGCGCCTTTTTGCAGGTGGAATACGGGTACGAAAACTCGCAGGTTGTATTGTACAGCCTTAATAAGCACCTGCACCATACCTTGCCGGTTATTGTTGATATTTTAACCAATTCAACCTTCCCCGAGAAGGAATTGGAAACTTTTAAACGTAACCAGCAACAAAAGCTACAGGTTAGCCTGCAAAAAAATGATGTTGTTGGCCGCCGCAATTTTAACAAGGCGGTTTATGGCGATACCATATACGGGGTGGGTGCAAGCTTTGATAATTATAAAGCCCTGCAGCGCGATGAATTGGTTGCACACTATAAAGAGCAATACCAGCCATCAAACTGCACCATTATCATTTCAGGGAAAATTGAACCGGAAACTTTGACCCTTATTACCGATACGTTTGATAAAGGATGGGTAAATGGCGATAAACCCGCCGATACCACCCAGCCGGAAATTGTACCGGCTTCAGAATTATTTTACTTTACCGAGAAGCCAGAAGCCCTGCAATCGGCCATCAGGATAGGTACACCGATGATTAACCGTAGCCACCCGGATTTTCAGCAATTACAGGTGTTGAATACGGTTTTGGGCGGCTATTTCGGGTCGAGGCTAATGGCCAACATTCGCGAGGATAAAGGTTATACGTATGGCATCGGCTCGGGGCTGGGCTCGTTTAAACAGGCCGGGTCCTTCTTTGTAGCTACCGAGGTTGGGGCAGATGTGTGCAAACCGGCCCTTGCCGAAATTGAAAAGGAAATCAATATCCTTAAAACCGAACTAATCCCCGACGAAGAGCTTTCATTGGTACGCAACTACATGTTAGGCTCGTTGTTAGGCAGCCTGGAGAATGTTTTTTCGCATGCCGATAAATTCAAGAGTATCTATTTTGCCGGTTTGGATTATGATTATTACGACAGGTATGCAGCTACAGTAAAAAGTGTCGACTCTGCAAGGTTATTGGAATTAGCCAATAAATATTTCCACTTTGAGCGTTTTTATAAAGTGATAGTAGGAAAGTATTAA
- a CDS encoding SGNH/GDSL hydrolase family protein, protein MSKLKHAVFLLLLTTLFINADAQSKTNLWKGFERIQLKFADRDAYYVKPAHPLPGNPWVWRTSFPDWHTDIDSILLAKGFYIAFINVDNQYGAPSAIKFYDVFYTYLTTQLAFAPKVALEAVSRGGLYAYAWAKRNPDKVTCIYAETPVCDIKSWPGGKLKGAGDAGAWNELKQVYHFTEEQAIAYNDNPIDNLEGLASFRVPILHTIGLDDKLAPPAENSDVLAKRYIALGGPISIHPVTQGPMELQGHHFTVDRPTYYAEFIYNNSYPVQKILPYTDYVKTAGGLNNFYYAATVNKKATVSFLGGSITFNPGWRDKVCKYLRETYPETDFHFIAAGIPSLGSLPHAFRLQRDILDSGKTDLLFVEAAVNDRGTDSTTQVRALEGIIRHAKTNNPMMDVIMMAFADPQKIENYGKGKVSPELLNHQLVATHYNLPYVNLAFEVNDKIKNKELTWADDFKDIHPWYHGQELYFETIKALLQAGVAANYKQQVKAVLPKSIDNASYNNGSYYNITNARLDKGWAIDTKWNPRDGLSTRPGFVDVPMLQATEPGSELTLPFKGTAVGIAVVAGPDAGIISYSIDGGAYKELDLLTPYYSWIHLGVYHILGDKLNNGNHTLKIKISDKKNNLSKGHACRIVNFFVNNK, encoded by the coding sequence ATGTCAAAATTAAAACACGCTGTTTTTTTATTACTGTTAACAACCCTTTTTATTAATGCAGATGCACAAAGCAAGACCAACTTATGGAAAGGCTTTGAAAGAATACAACTGAAATTTGCCGACCGGGATGCTTACTATGTTAAGCCCGCACATCCGTTGCCTGGTAATCCCTGGGTTTGGCGCACATCTTTTCCCGACTGGCATACCGATATAGACAGTATTTTGCTTGCGAAAGGGTTTTATATAGCCTTTATCAATGTTGATAACCAGTATGGTGCGCCATCGGCAATAAAGTTTTATGATGTATTTTACACTTATTTAACTACACAGCTTGCCTTTGCACCAAAGGTAGCACTCGAAGCTGTGAGCAGGGGAGGCCTGTATGCTTATGCCTGGGCCAAACGCAATCCCGATAAGGTAACCTGTATTTATGCGGAAACGCCGGTTTGTGATATTAAAAGCTGGCCCGGAGGAAAGTTGAAGGGGGCCGGAGATGCAGGTGCCTGGAACGAACTAAAACAGGTTTATCATTTTACCGAAGAACAGGCTATTGCCTACAACGATAACCCAATTGATAACCTGGAAGGCCTTGCTTCGTTCCGGGTGCCCATTTTACATACCATAGGACTCGACGATAAACTTGCCCCGCCTGCCGAGAATAGCGATGTGCTGGCCAAACGCTATATTGCTTTGGGCGGTCCCATTAGCATCCATCCCGTAACACAGGGGCCAATGGAGTTACAGGGGCATCATTTTACGGTAGATCGCCCGACTTATTACGCCGAATTTATCTACAATAACTCATACCCGGTACAAAAAATACTGCCTTACACAGATTATGTCAAAACGGCCGGCGGCTTAAATAATTTTTACTACGCTGCTACAGTAAATAAAAAAGCTACCGTTTCTTTTTTAGGCGGATCGATCACTTTTAACCCCGGTTGGCGCGATAAGGTCTGCAAATATCTCAGGGAAACTTACCCCGAAACAGATTTTCATTTTATAGCTGCCGGGATACCATCGTTAGGTAGTTTACCGCACGCATTCAGGTTGCAAAGGGATATCCTTGACTCGGGTAAAACCGACCTGCTGTTTGTAGAGGCTGCTGTAAACGATAGGGGCACAGATAGTACTACGCAGGTTCGGGCTTTAGAGGGTATTATAAGGCATGCAAAAACGAACAACCCGATGATGGATGTTATAATGATGGCCTTTGCTGATCCTCAAAAAATAGAAAACTACGGCAAAGGCAAAGTATCGCCCGAGTTGCTGAACCACCAGTTGGTAGCTACTCATTACAATTTACCTTATGTAAACCTCGCGTTTGAGGTTAACGATAAAATAAAAAACAAAGAGCTAACCTGGGCCGATGATTTTAAAGATATCCACCCCTGGTATCATGGGCAGGAGCTTTACTTTGAAACCATTAAAGCCTTGCTGCAGGCCGGCGTTGCTGCAAATTATAAACAACAGGTTAAAGCTGTTTTACCTAAATCAATTGATAACGCCAGTTATAATAATGGTAGCTATTATAACATTACTAATGCCCGGTTGGATAAAGGCTGGGCTATCGATACCAAATGGAATCCCAGGGATGGCTTGTCAACCCGCCCGGGTTTTGTTGATGTGCCCATGCTGCAGGCTACAGAACCAGGTAGTGAACTCACCCTGCCATTTAAAGGCACAGCTGTTGGTATTGCGGTGGTGGCCGGGCCCGATGCGGGCATTATATCTTACTCTATTGATGGCGGTGCCTATAAAGAGCTCGACCTGTTAACCCCGTATTATAGCTGGATTCATCTTGGGGTTTACCATATATTGGGCGATAAGCTGAACAATGGCAACCATACTTTAAAAATTAAAATAAGCGATAAAAAGAACAATTTGAGTAAGGGTCATGCGTGCCGCATTGTTAACTTTTTTGTAAACAATAAATAA
- a CDS encoding alpha-L-fucosidase produces the protein MKRKAGLLGVLLLSTCLAIAQQATSSIPVKTPKAVMDQFMDKRFGMFIHFGPVTQRGTEIGWSRNDQVSEEDYDNLYHEFNPVLFNADAWVKAAKDAGMKYLTITAKHHDGFLLWPSAYSDYNISKSPFKRDLVGELAKACKKQGITFCIYMTVLDWHDQDYPIDNPHHPEINARKGDMAAFKTRMKSELKEVITKYHPFMLWFDGYWEKPWTTEDGKEIYSYIKSVDANVVVNNRLGKISDKLGGDAVGDFLTPEQTIGKLNMDEPWESCITICNQWAWKPNDGMKSLKQCIQTLVTSASGNGNLLFNVGPAMDGHMEARQVARLKEMGAWLRQNGEAIYGTKGGPYAPTTEYGATRLGNKIYINVFQRKDSTLNIPLLPNAKILKSYFLNGNAVAIRSDSKGYKIELPATLPDENCSVIVLELDVNAMDIPVIKS, from the coding sequence ATGAAAAGAAAAGCAGGACTATTGGGAGTCCTTTTATTAAGTACCTGTTTAGCTATCGCTCAGCAGGCAACAAGTTCAATTCCGGTTAAAACTCCCAAAGCGGTCATGGATCAGTTTATGGATAAACGTTTCGGTATGTTTATTCATTTTGGCCCGGTAACCCAGCGTGGTACCGAAATTGGCTGGAGCCGCAACGACCAGGTGTCTGAGGAGGATTACGATAACTTGTACCACGAATTTAACCCGGTATTATTTAATGCCGATGCCTGGGTAAAGGCTGCTAAGGATGCCGGTATGAAATATCTCACCATAACAGCCAAACATCATGATGGCTTCCTGTTGTGGCCAAGTGCTTATTCGGATTATAATATTTCCAAATCGCCGTTTAAAAGAGATCTGGTTGGGGAGTTGGCCAAAGCCTGTAAAAAACAAGGCATTACCTTTTGTATCTATATGACTGTGCTCGATTGGCATGACCAGGATTACCCGATAGACAACCCTCATCACCCCGAAATAAATGCCAGGAAAGGAGACATGGCTGCTTTTAAAACCCGCATGAAAAGCGAGTTGAAAGAAGTGATTACCAAATACCATCCGTTTATGCTTTGGTTTGATGGCTATTGGGAAAAACCATGGACAACAGAAGATGGCAAAGAAATTTACAGTTACATTAAAAGCGTTGATGCTAACGTAGTTGTAAACAACAGGCTTGGAAAAATAAGCGATAAGCTTGGCGGCGATGCAGTAGGTGACTTTTTAACCCCGGAACAAACGATAGGCAAACTTAATATGGATGAACCATGGGAAAGTTGCATTACCATTTGCAACCAATGGGCCTGGAAACCAAATGATGGGATGAAATCACTAAAACAATGTATCCAAACTTTGGTAACATCGGCATCGGGTAATGGTAACCTGTTATTTAACGTTGGCCCGGCGATGGATGGCCACATGGAAGCCCGGCAGGTAGCCCGTTTAAAAGAAATGGGGGCCTGGTTAAGGCAAAACGGTGAAGCGATTTATGGCACAAAAGGTGGCCCATACGCACCAACCACCGAATATGGTGCAACGCGCTTAGGCAATAAAATTTATATCAATGTTTTTCAACGTAAGGATAGCACACTAAATATTCCATTGCTGCCCAATGCCAAAATCCTGAAATCATACTTTTTGAACGGCAATGCGGTTGCAATCCGGTCGGACAGTAAAGGCTATAAGATAGAGTTGCCGGCCACTTTACCTGATGAAAATTGCTCGGTAATTGTGTTGGAGCTTGATGTGAACGCTATGGATATACCAGTAATAAAATCATAA
- a CDS encoding glycoside hydrolase family 95 protein, with protein sequence MNFTKNISVAAVLLLLSTVSIAQKRALTLHYDKPASRWEETLALGNGRLGMMPDGGVSDEKIVLNDITLWSGSVQDANNYDAYKKLPEIKALLLAGKNVEAQALIDKDFVCKGPGSGGKQWGCFQTLGDLTLKFDYNGADATKYTNYQRELSLDNALAKSTYTVNGVTYKREYFTSFGSDIDVIKLTADKPGQLNFAIGISRPERSKTTTIGNTLQMEGRLDNGTDGNGMQYIANVKAKLTGGTLTAIDNSLVIKNATEVIIYISATTDFKSPGFKAKMERNLATAMLKPYALEKQEHTRKFQKLFNRVSINLGNDNPTETTDQRLISFHKAPADDKGLPVLFYQFGRYLSICSTRVGLLPPNLQGLWANEVHTPWNGDYHLDVNVQMNHFPVEVSNLSELNLPLVELVRGMVKNGERTAKAYYNADGWVAHVITNVWGWTEPGESASWGVTKAGSGWLCSNIWDHYAFTNDKNYLKSIYPILKGSAQFYNSILVKDPKSRYMVTAPSSSPENSFMMPDGSGNHASICIGATIDNQIMRELFANVITASETLGIDVAFRSQLKKRLTEIPPAGIISKDGRIQEWLEDYKETESQHRHISHLYGIYPASEITADGTPDLAAAAKKTLDVRGDDGPSWSIAYKLLFWARLHDGNRAYKLFTEIMKPTTSTGINYGAGGGIYPNLLSAGPPFQIDGNFGTTAGIAEMLIQSHEGYINLIPAIPDSWKASGDVKGLRARGNFTVDFKWKDGKVISYRVTSTTPRKVKIKVNGVMKEVMAQKV encoded by the coding sequence ATGAATTTTACAAAAAACATATCCGTTGCGGCCGTTCTTTTATTGCTGTCGACGGTCTCAATCGCCCAAAAAAGGGCGCTTACTTTGCATTACGATAAGCCCGCATCGCGCTGGGAAGAGACCCTCGCATTGGGCAATGGCCGTTTAGGCATGATGCCGGATGGGGGAGTGAGCGACGAAAAAATTGTACTTAATGACATTACACTTTGGTCGGGATCAGTACAGGATGCCAATAATTATGATGCCTATAAAAAACTGCCCGAAATAAAGGCATTATTATTGGCCGGAAAAAACGTGGAGGCACAGGCCCTGATTGATAAAGATTTTGTGTGCAAGGGCCCCGGATCGGGAGGCAAACAATGGGGCTGTTTTCAAACCCTGGGCGATCTAACCCTGAAGTTTGACTATAATGGTGCCGATGCTACTAAATATACCAACTATCAGCGGGAATTATCGCTTGATAATGCTTTAGCAAAAAGTACTTATACTGTTAACGGTGTTACTTATAAGCGCGAGTATTTTACCAGTTTTGGAAGTGATATAGATGTTATCAAACTTACTGCCGATAAACCTGGTCAGCTGAATTTTGCTATTGGCATTAGCCGCCCCGAGCGGTCAAAAACCACCACAATTGGTAATACGCTGCAAATGGAAGGCCGGTTGGATAATGGCACCGATGGGAACGGTATGCAATACATTGCCAATGTGAAAGCCAAACTCACCGGCGGTACATTAACCGCCATAGATAATAGCCTGGTTATAAAAAATGCTACCGAGGTTATTATCTATATTTCGGCAACTACCGACTTTAAAAGCCCCGGTTTTAAGGCGAAGATGGAGCGGAATTTGGCCACTGCTATGTTAAAGCCCTATGCCTTAGAAAAGCAGGAACATACCAGGAAGTTTCAAAAGCTGTTTAACCGTGTAAGCATCAATTTAGGTAACGATAACCCGACAGAAACTACCGATCAGCGGCTCATTAGCTTCCATAAAGCGCCTGCCGATGATAAAGGCTTGCCGGTATTGTTTTACCAGTTTGGGCGCTATTTAAGCATTTGCAGTACAAGGGTAGGCTTGTTGCCGCCCAACCTGCAAGGGCTATGGGCCAACGAAGTACACACCCCATGGAACGGTGACTACCACCTGGATGTAAATGTACAAATGAACCATTTCCCGGTTGAGGTTTCCAACTTGTCTGAGCTAAACCTGCCATTGGTTGAACTGGTGCGCGGCATGGTAAAAAACGGTGAGCGTACAGCTAAAGCTTATTACAACGCCGATGGCTGGGTTGCCCACGTTATCACCAACGTTTGGGGATGGACAGAGCCTGGCGAAAGCGCTTCATGGGGAGTAACCAAGGCTGGTTCGGGTTGGTTGTGCAGCAATATCTGGGATCATTATGCTTTTACAAATGACAAAAATTACCTAAAAAGCATTTACCCCATTTTAAAGGGCTCGGCACAGTTTTACAACAGCATATTGGTAAAAGACCCTAAAAGCCGTTATATGGTTACTGCACCGTCATCATCGCCCGAAAATAGCTTTATGATGCCCGATGGCAGCGGCAATCACGCCAGTATCTGCATCGGTGCCACTATCGATAATCAGATTATGCGCGAGTTGTTTGCCAACGTAATTACCGCTTCGGAAACTTTAGGTATTGATGTCGCTTTTCGTTCCCAATTAAAAAAGCGGTTAACAGAAATTCCACCCGCCGGTATCATCAGCAAGGATGGCCGCATACAGGAATGGCTGGAAGATTACAAGGAAACCGAGTCACAGCACAGGCACATCTCTCACCTGTATGGGATCTATCCGGCATCCGAAATTACAGCAGACGGCACGCCCGACCTGGCAGCCGCAGCTAAGAAGACCCTGGATGTACGTGGCGATGATGGGCCAAGCTGGTCTATCGCCTACAAGCTCTTATTCTGGGCCAGACTGCACGATGGCAACCGGGCCTACAAACTATTTACCGAGATCATGAAGCCGACTACAAGCACAGGTATCAATTATGGTGCGGGTGGCGGTATTTATCCAAACCTGTTATCAGCAGGTCCGCCGTTCCAGATAGATGGAAACTTTGGCACAACTGCCGGTATTGCCGAAATGCTGATCCAAAGCCATGAAGGCTATATCAACCTGATACCGGCAATTCCCGATAGCTGGAAAGCATCCGGCGATGTGAAAGGGTTACGTGCCCGTGGCAATTTTACTGTCGATTTTAAATGGAAAGATGGTAAGGTTATTAGCTACCGCGTCACTTCAACCACGCCGCGTAAAGTGAAAATAAAGGTTAACGGGGTGATGAAAGAGGTGATGGCGCAAAAGGTGTAG
- a CDS encoding TIGR00730 family Rossman fold protein, with protein sequence MKSISVFCGANFNGDPLLKQAIEQLAEVMVNRDITLVFGGGKVGVMGLIADAILSRGGKAIGVIPQFLMDKEVGHTGLTELHIVDNMHQRKQMMNDLCDGIITLPGGLGTLEEFFEVLTWLQLGLHNHPIGLLNTGGYYDSLLKQLDVMVEKKFLKPTNRELVITSGDPIELVNLMDSFNAKPDEVWFRDRDLT encoded by the coding sequence ATGAAATCCATTTCCGTATTCTGCGGCGCCAACTTTAACGGCGATCCTTTATTAAAACAAGCTATAGAACAGTTAGCCGAAGTTATGGTAAACCGCGATATTACCCTGGTATTTGGCGGCGGTAAAGTTGGCGTTATGGGGTTGATAGCCGATGCCATTTTAAGCCGTGGCGGTAAAGCGATAGGCGTAATACCGCAATTTTTGATGGATAAGGAAGTAGGGCACACGGGATTAACTGAACTACATATTGTAGATAACATGCACCAGCGCAAACAAATGATGAATGATTTGTGCGATGGCATCATTACCCTGCCCGGCGGACTTGGTACCCTCGAAGAGTTTTTTGAAGTGCTTACCTGGCTGCAGTTAGGGTTGCACAACCACCCGATAGGGCTGCTTAATACCGGCGGGTATTACGATTCGTTGTTAAAGCAACTGGATGTAATGGTTGAGAAAAAATTCCTGAAACCCACCAACCGCGAACTGGTGATTACCTCCGGCGACCCAATTGAATTGGTAAACCTGATGGACAGCTTTAACGCCAAGCCCGATGAAGTTTGGTTTAGGGACAGAGATCTGACATAG
- a CDS encoding M16 family metallopeptidase, translating into MVKFNRFTLDNGLRVIVHEDNTTPMAVLNILYDVGARDEDPEQTGFAHLFEHLMFGGSVNIPSYDEPLQRVGGENNAFTSNDITNYYITLPSANIETAFWLESDRMLNLAFSEKSLEVQRNVVIEEFKQRYLNQPYGDVWLKLRPLVYKQHAYRWATIGKTIKHIEDAKIEDVKAFFKKHYNPQNAIMVVGGNITTEEVKKLSEKWFGPIPAGEKYTRNLPQEPEQHDERRETVTAKVPLNDVYIAFQMGARLDDDYYPVELLSDILSRGHSSRLYRSLVQDKQIFSEVHAYITGSLDKGMFVLEGKPLENVSIEQAEAAFWDELEKVKATEIPADELTKVQNKTESTMVFSEMSLLDKAMNLASFELLGDADLLNQETAKYLAVTPAQIKEAANKIFRKDNSSTLIYLAEKAEVSESEFSELEN; encoded by the coding sequence ATGGTTAAATTCAACCGGTTTACACTGGATAATGGCCTCCGGGTTATTGTTCATGAAGATAATACCACGCCTATGGCAGTGCTCAACATTCTGTATGATGTTGGTGCACGCGACGAAGATCCCGAGCAAACGGGCTTTGCTCATTTGTTTGAGCACCTGATGTTCGGCGGATCTGTAAATATTCCAAGCTACGATGAGCCACTGCAAAGGGTAGGAGGCGAAAACAATGCTTTTACCAGTAACGATATCACCAACTATTACATCACCCTGCCATCGGCCAATATCGAAACAGCATTTTGGCTCGAGAGCGATCGCATGTTAAACCTCGCCTTTAGCGAAAAAAGTCTTGAGGTGCAGCGTAACGTAGTAATTGAGGAGTTTAAGCAGCGTTACCTTAACCAGCCTTACGGCGATGTTTGGCTAAAGCTACGCCCGCTGGTTTATAAACAGCACGCTTACCGTTGGGCTACCATTGGTAAAACCATCAAGCACATCGAGGATGCCAAAATTGAGGATGTGAAAGCATTCTTTAAAAAACATTATAACCCGCAAAATGCCATTATGGTAGTTGGGGGCAATATCACAACCGAAGAGGTTAAAAAGCTCTCCGAAAAATGGTTTGGCCCAATCCCCGCTGGTGAGAAATACACACGCAACCTGCCGCAGGAGCCCGAACAGCATGACGAACGCCGCGAAACGGTTACTGCCAAAGTGCCGCTGAACGATGTGTACATCGCGTTCCAGATGGGGGCAAGGCTGGATGATGATTATTACCCGGTGGAATTACTGAGTGATATCTTGTCGCGTGGTCACTCGTCACGTTTGTACCGTAGTTTGGTGCAGGATAAGCAAATTTTTAGCGAGGTGCATGCCTACATTACAGGCAGCCTGGATAAAGGTATGTTTGTGTTAGAGGGCAAACCCCTGGAAAACGTTAGTATTGAGCAGGCCGAAGCCGCGTTTTGGGACGAGCTGGAAAAAGTAAAAGCCACGGAGATTCCGGCTGATGAGTTGACCAAGGTGCAAAACAAGACCGAATCGACCATGGTGTTTTCTGAAATGTCGTTGTTGGATAAAGCCATGAACCTGGCCTCGTTTGAGTTGCTGGGCGATGCTGACCTGCTGAACCAGGAAACCGCCAAATACCTGGCGGTAACTCCCGCGCAGATCAAAGAAGCTGCTAATAAGATATTCAGGAAAGACAATTCTTCAACGCTGATTTATTTGGCCGAGAAAGCCGAAGTTTCTGAATCAGAGTTTTCAGAATTAGAGAATTAA
- the guaB gene encoding IMP dehydrogenase: protein MQLDPSKFVAEGLTYDDVLLLPAYSEVLPRDVNTSSWLTKNIRLNIPIISAAMDTVTESGLAIAIAQAGGIGMLHKNMTIQAQADEVRKVKRSESGMIQDPVTLLEDALLADAFQIMKEFSIGGIPVIDADHRLKGIITNRDLRFQKDMSVPVSTVMTKTNLITAPEGTTLTEAASILQSNKIEKLPVVNPNGRLVGLITYKDIQKVKNFPNACKDEFGRLRVGAAVGVAADNIDRVTALVNAGVDVVTVDTAHGHSKGVIDMVKAIKALHPNLQVIAGNIATGDAAIALADAGADAVKVGIGPGSICTTRIIAGVGVPQLYAVYECAKALEGRGIPVIADGGIKQTGDIVKAIAAGASSIMAGSLFAGVEESPGETIIYEGRKFKSYRGMGSVEAMAKGSKDRYFQDETDVVTKLVPEGIVGRVPFKGNMGEVIFQYIGGLRAGMHYCGAANIEDLQRAKFVRITAAGMRESHPHDITITKEAPNYTSR from the coding sequence ATGCAGTTAGACCCATCTAAATTTGTTGCCGAAGGATTAACTTACGACGACGTTTTACTACTCCCCGCTTATTCAGAAGTATTACCGCGCGATGTTAACACCAGCAGCTGGTTAACCAAAAACATCCGTTTAAACATTCCCATCATTTCGGCAGCTATGGATACCGTTACCGAATCTGGCCTGGCTATTGCCATTGCCCAGGCGGGTGGTATAGGTATGCTGCATAAAAACATGACCATACAGGCCCAGGCCGATGAAGTTCGTAAAGTTAAACGATCTGAAAGCGGCATGATCCAGGACCCGGTTACCTTGCTGGAAGATGCCCTGCTTGCAGATGCATTCCAGATCATGAAGGAGTTTAGCATCGGTGGTATCCCGGTAATTGATGCCGATCATCGCCTTAAAGGTATTATCACCAACCGCGATCTGCGTTTCCAAAAAGACATGAGCGTTCCGGTTAGTACCGTAATGACTAAAACAAACCTGATCACAGCACCCGAAGGCACTACACTTACAGAAGCTGCCTCGATATTGCAAAGCAATAAAATTGAAAAACTGCCGGTTGTAAATCCAAATGGCAGGCTGGTAGGTTTAATTACATACAAAGACATTCAGAAGGTTAAAAACTTCCCCAACGCCTGTAAAGACGAGTTTGGTCGCCTGCGTGTAGGAGCTGCCGTTGGCGTTGCTGCCGACAATATCGACCGCGTAACCGCCCTGGTAAATGCTGGTGTTGATGTGGTTACGGTTGATACGGCCCATGGCCACAGCAAAGGGGTTATTGATATGGTGAAAGCCATTAAAGCTTTACATCCAAACCTGCAGGTTATTGCCGGTAACATTGCTACAGGCGATGCAGCCATTGCCCTTGCAGATGCCGGCGCCGATGCTGTTAAAGTGGGTATTGGTCCGGGTTCAATTTGTACTACCCGTATTATTGCGGGTGTGGGTGTACCACAACTATACGCCGTTTACGAGTGCGCTAAAGCATTAGAAGGCCGTGGCATCCCGGTTATTGCCGATGGTGGTATCAAACAAACAGGCGACATTGTAAAGGCTATTGCAGCCGGTGCAAGCTCTATCATGGCAGGCTCACTGTTTGCAGGTGTAGAAGAATCACCGGGTGAAACCATCATATACGAAGGCCGTAAGTTTAAATCGTACCGCGGTATGGGTTCTGTTGAAGCAATGGCAAAAGGATCAAAAGATCGTTATTTCCAGGATGAAACAGATGTGGTAACTAAATTGGTTCCTGAAGGTATTGTAGGCCGTGTGCCATTTAAGGGCAATATGGGCGAAGTGATTTTCCAGTACATCGGCGGTTTACGCGCCGGTATGCACTACTGTGGTGCTGCCAACATTGAAGATCTGCAACGCGCCAAGTTTGTACGCATAACAGCAGCCGGTATGCGCGAAAGCCACCCGCACGATATTACCATTACTAAAGAAGCTCCTAATTATACAAGCAGGTAA